In the Chlamydiota bacterium genome, TTTGCTTCTGTGACTGTGATAGGTGAAGCGCCTCAAAAAGAAGTCATTTTAAGGAAGGGGGCCCGTGAAGGAGATTTTTTATTTGTAACAGGGCGCTTAGGAGGATCTCTTTTAAATCATCATTTGACGTTTCGGCCTCGAATCAATGAAGCCAGATGGCTTGCCCATGCCCATATTCCAAGCGCAATGATTGATATCAGTGATGGCCTAATGGGAGATCTAGGCCATATTTTAGACGAGAGCAAAGTAGGGGCTTATCTTTATTTAAATCAAATTCCTATTTCAAAATCTGCCCTTCAAATTTCTAAAGGAGATAGTCATAAAGCTTTGAAAAAAGCACTTTGGGATGGAGAGGATTATGAACTTTTATTTGCCTCTCCCCTAAAAGATAAGAAATGGGTTGAAAAATTTAAAACAAAATTTAAAGTTGATCTCTCTTGCATTGGAGAGATTGTTCGCGGAGCTCCAAAAATTTGTGTCAAAGATGAAAAAGGGAAAACAAAAGAACTTTCCAAAAAAGGTTTTTCCCATTTCTAAAGGCTCACATTCAGTGATCACTTTGAGCTCTGATGAGACTTATCGTTTGGGAAAAACTCTAGGACAGCATATGACTCAAGGAGTGGTCGCTCTTTTTGGTGATTTGGGGGCAGGGAAAACTGTATTTGCAAAGGGAATGGCCGAGGCTTTAGGTGTAAAAAATGTTGTGAGGGAAGTCGTGAGTCCTACTTTTATGCTGGTTCGTGAGCATGAAGGAAACGTTCCATTCTATCATATGGATCTTTATCGTCTTGAATCGGAAGAAGAGTTTGAGCAAATTAATTTAAAAGAATATTTTAATCGACAAGGAGTAACTCTCGTGGAATGGGCCCAGAGGGCCTTGTCCGTTTTGCCAACAAATCATATTGAGGTTTACTTTGAAATTTTAGGAAAGAAAAAAAGAAGGATAGAGTTTAGAAGAAATTTTCATTTCGCAAAAATGATAAAGGTTTTAAAATGAAAATTTTAGGAATAGAAACTTCTACTCGCATAGGGTCTTTTTCTCTTGTGGATGGAAAATCCGTTTTGGCTGAATCAATCATCAGTGAGAACTTACGTCATTCGGGGGATTTTGAACGTGCGCTTAAAAATTTGTTTGACCCATCTAAATTAAAGAGCAGCGATCTTGATGCGATTGCAGTAGGATTGGGCCCGGGCTCTTTTACAGGAATCAGGATCGGGCTTACGATAGGAACGGCCTTAAGTTTTTCTCTTCAGAAGCCCCTTTTTGGTTTAGGAACTTTAGAGGTATTGGCCCATCAAGTCGAATTTCCTCATTCAAAAATTTGCCCCATTATTTCAGCTGAAGCAGGTGAGGTTTATGGAGCCGTTTTTAAGAAAAAAAATAAAAATTTAGAAAAGACAAAAGAAGAATTTATGATTACAATCCCTGGGTTAAAAGAAGTTGTAGGCCCATCCGTTTTTCTTTTTGGTCCAGGGCTTGAAAGGGATCGACTTTTAATCGAAAAAATTTTTGGAGTTAAGTCTGTTGATGCCCATATCATTTTCCCTCTTGCCAGGGGAGTGGCTTTTCTTGCCCAAGATCCAATTTGGAGATGTGAGGGCGAAGCCGTTATTCCCCGGTATGTGAAACCGTTAGCGGTGAAACCGGGATGAAAATTCAAAAATCAAACATCAAAAATCAAAATGACAATGTAAAACTTAAAATATCTCCCTTGCAATAGCATTAGAAATTTTGGATTTAGGGTTGTCATTTTGCATTTTGATTTTTGGATTTTGAATTTGTTTCAGCAATGAAAATGGAGTCAAGGAACCAGAAAAAAACATGCCTGTTAAAATACTTGCTTCTAAAGCTTCAGAAAAAGTTTGGGCCGAAATTAATCAAGAAGCCCTTTCTCATAATATTAAGACCATTCGCAGCATCATCGGGCCTAAAGTGTCTTTATTGGGGGTTGTAAAAGCAGATGCCTATGGGCTGGGCCTCCTTGAAATTTCTAAAATTCTTCTAAAATGTTCTGTCAATGCCCTTGGAGTCACAAATGTAGAAGAGGGGATTTTGATTCGAAAAACCTTTTCTGAGGTTCCAATTGTTATTTTAGGTCCAAGTTTTTCTGATTATCTTGAAGATGCTTTAGAGTGGAATTTAATTCCCGTGGTTTCTTCTCTTGAATTGCTTAAGAAACTGAATGAAATTGCCTTTTTAATGGGAAAAAAGGCAAGGGTTCATCTCATGATTGATACCGGAATGGGCCGCATGGGTCTTTGGTATGAAAAGGGAGAAGATTTTTTTCAAGAGCTTCTTCGGTTAGAATCAGTCGTGATCGAAGGAGTTGCGAGCCATTTTGCTTCTTCAGATGGACCCCATTTAGAATTTTCAAAGCTTCAATTAAGCCGATTTCAGGATTTTTTATTTCGCCTTAAGATGATGGGGTTTAAAGTTTCTTTTGAGCATATGGCGAATAGTTCAGCCCTTTTAAGACTTCCAGATTCCTTTTTTAATATGGTCCGAATTGGAATTTTGCTTTACGGAGCTTATC is a window encoding:
- the tsaB gene encoding tRNA (adenosine(37)-N6)-threonylcarbamoyltransferase complex dimerization subunit type 1 TsaB, with protein sequence MKILGIETSTRIGSFSLVDGKSVLAESIISENLRHSGDFERALKNLFDPSKLKSSDLDAIAVGLGPGSFTGIRIGLTIGTALSFSLQKPLFGLGTLEVLAHQVEFPHSKICPIISAEAGEVYGAVFKKKNKNLEKTKEEFMITIPGLKEVVGPSVFLFGPGLERDRLLIEKIFGVKSVDAHIIFPLARGVAFLAQDPIWRCEGEAVIPRYVKPLAVKPG
- a CDS encoding thiamine-monophosphate kinase, translating into MNEFGLIQKIRKAAFLNHSEVLTGIGDDCAVVKSPRMNHVLLLTVDQVVEGVHFLAGTHFSKVGRKALARSISDIAAMGGIPKYALLSLGLPKGISPKSVDQFYLGFLELAHPYSVDLIGGDISKSLKGFFASVTVIGEAPQKEVILRKGAREGDFLFVTGRLGGSLLNHHLTFRPRINEARWLAHAHIPSAMIDISDGLMGDLGHILDESKVGAYLYLNQIPISKSALQISKGDSHKALKKALWDGEDYELLFASPLKDKKWVEKFKTKFKVDLSCIGEIVRGAPKICVKDEKGKTKELSKKGFSHF
- the tsaE gene encoding tRNA (adenosine(37)-N6)-threonylcarbamoyltransferase complex ATPase subunit type 1 TsaE, which encodes MKKGKQKNFPKKVFPISKGSHSVITLSSDETYRLGKTLGQHMTQGVVALFGDLGAGKTVFAKGMAEALGVKNVVREVVSPTFMLVREHEGNVPFYHMDLYRLESEEEFEQINLKEYFNRQGVTLVEWAQRALSVLPTNHIEVYFEILGKKKRRIEFRRNFHFAKMIKVLK
- the alr gene encoding alanine racemase — translated: MPVKILASKASEKVWAEINQEALSHNIKTIRSIIGPKVSLLGVVKADAYGLGLLEISKILLKCSVNALGVTNVEEGILIRKTFSEVPIVILGPSFSDYLEDALEWNLIPVVSSLELLKKLNEIAFLMGKKARVHLMIDTGMGRMGLWYEKGEDFFQELLRLESVVIEGVASHFASSDGPHLEFSKLQLSRFQDFLFRLKMMGFKVSFEHMANSSALLRLPDSFFNMVRIGILLYGAYPSPFLPRGDFQPVLSWKTKIAFIKEVEPGRPISYGSSFVTSRKTKVGTLPIGYSHGYDRALSNRGEVLVGGKRCPVVGRVTMDQIMIDLGPESIARVDEEVVLLGTQGEQEMTLEELAEKADTIPYELMCRMKVKKIYV